A genomic stretch from Lathyrus oleraceus cultivar Zhongwan6 chromosome 2, CAAS_Psat_ZW6_1.0, whole genome shotgun sequence includes:
- the LOC127118139 gene encoding gibberellin 2-beta-dioxygenase 1, producing MAFSTHEQQHQLLSNLHGGATSAPPPTPSNNTSNLLSSSDAADALSRLLHRLPPNLSLPNRRSPSSSTSPPSLSFSSLTPNELLSSVSKSGFVQLTDHSVSSKLANSAESESLKLFDLSRDQKESFFPQNWPLGYEGGDNDDDDGITESFRLALSCSTVSDELKLDSLNEFARALEKVGLNIIDVLTKGLGVVNPVEEDPTRFSSIMWISECLAGNKPGSRSGFYPFIIGLQYQIRCQKHSLLSDSSGWISVLPHVDSILVTVGDIAQVWSNGKLKKVRGRPMATLGDENDSRCITMSLLITLPTESNVAPLLPIGIKDKVEDADEEESDIGGEVQKKVFNNIDFEDYAWRVYHECLLFKDPLDRYRVTQ from the exons ATGGCATTTTCAACACATGAGCAACAACATCAACTATTATCAAACCTTCACGGTGGTGCCACGTCAGCACCACCACCAACGCCGTCAAATAACACCAGCAACCTCCTCTCATCTTCCGATGCCGCCGACGCACTCTCACGTCTCCTCCACCGTCTCCCGCCAAATCTCTCTCTCCCGAACCGCCGCTCTCCTTCATCCTCCACGTCTCCTCCGTCTCTCTCTTTTTCTTCATTAACTCCAAACGAACTTCTCTCTTCTGTTTCCAAGTCCGGTTTCGTTCAACTAACCGATCACTCGGTTTCCTCCAAACTCGCCAACTCGGCCGAGTCGGAATCGCTTAAACTATTCGACCTTTCTCGTGACCAAAAGGAATCGTTCTTCCCTCAAAACTGGCCTTTAGGTTACGAAGGCGGCGATAATGACGACGATGACGGAATCACCGAGTCGTTCCGGTTGGCGTTGTCGTGCTCAACAGTCTCGGACGAGTTAAAACTGGATTCCCTGAACGAGTTCGCACGCGCGCTTGAGAAGGTGGGTTTGAATATCATTGATGTGTTGACGAAGGGTTTAGGAGTTGTGAATCCGGTTGAAGAGGACCCAACCCGGTTCAGTTCGATTATGTGGATTTCGGAGTGTTTAGCCGGAAATAAACCCGGTTCAAGAAGTGGGTTTTACCCGTTTATTATTGGGTTGCAGTATCAGATAAGGTGCCAGAAGCACTCTTTGTTGTCGGATTCAAGTGGATGGATTTCTGTATTACCACACGTGGACTCCATCTTAGTTACTGTTGGTGATATTGCTCAG GTGTGGAGCAATGGAAAGCTAAAGAAAGTGAGAGGCAGACCAATGGCAACATTGGGAGATGAAAACGATTCACGTTGCATAACAATGTCATTGTTGATAACTCTTCCTACAGAGAGCAATGTAGCTCCACTTCTTCCCATTGGCATCAAAGACAAAGTTGAAGACGCAGATGAAGAAGAAAGCGACATTGGTGGTGAAGTCCAAAAGAAGGTATTCAACAACATTGATTTTGAGGACTATGCTTGGAGAGTTTATCATGAATGTCTGTTGTTCAAGGATCCATTGGATAGGTATCGTGTCACTCAATAG